Proteins encoded together in one Theileria parva strain Muguga chromosome 3 map unlocalized ctg_530, whole genome shotgun sequence window:
- the ruvbl2 gene encoding TIP49 C-terminus family protein, with the protein MTKTIEVSDVTKIERIGIHSHITGLGLDENLTPKYQKDGLVGQIQARRAAGVVVNMLKEGKIGGRAILLAGQPGSGKTAIAMAISKALGSDVPFTHINASEVYSMEMSKTESLTQAFRKSIGLKVREECEVIEGEVTEIEVDKFTNAAPTTWGTARDKVGKMTVKTTDMETLYDIGGKLIDALKRENVSVGDIIQIDKSSGRVTKLGRAYSYSHDYDAMSPNVNFIPCPSGELQKRKEVVHTVTLHDVDVINSRSQGFLSLFTGDTGEIKSEIRDQIDLKVQEWQDDGRAELIQGVLFIDEVHMLDIECFSYLSRALEADNCPIVIMATNRGITRIRGTDYKSPHGIPLDVLDRVLIIPTFPYQPQDTKLIITERCNEEDVEVEEDSLELLVKVATDVSLRYALQLITASSLIRKRKGGGPVTCDDIKRSFSLFLDSKRSTKYLINFQHDYMFSELKPDDKMDED; encoded by the exons ATGACTAAAACCATAGAAGTATCTGATGTAACGAAGATAGAGCGGATTGGGATCCACTCTCACATCACTGGGCTAGGCCTTGATGAGAATCTCACTCCTAAATACCAAAAAGATGGTCTTGTAGGACAGATTCAAGCAAGAAGAGCTGCAG GAGTGGTagtaaatatgttaaaagAAGGAAAGATTGGCGGAAGAGCTATACTACTGGCCGGCCAGCCTGGAAGTGGTAAAACAGCAATTGCAATGGCGATTTCCAAAGCATTAGGCTCT GACGTCCCATTTACTCACATAAATGCCTCGGAAGTGTATTCTATGGAGATGAGTAAAACTGAATCTCTTACTCAAGCCTTCAGAAAATCTATAGGTCTGAAGGTCAGGGAGGAATGTGAGGTCATTGAAGGCGAAGTGACTGAGATTGAGGTTGACAAGTTCACCAACGCCGCTCCGACTACTTGGGGGACAGCCAGGGACAAAGTCGGGAAAATGACTGTGAAAACCACGGATATGGAGACTTTGTACGACATCGGCGGGAAACTTATAGATGCTCTAAAGCGCGAAAACGTTTCAGTTGGTGACATTATTCAAATCGACAAGAGCTCTGGAAGAGTTACTAAGCTTGGCAGAGCCTACTCCTACTCTCATGATTACGATGCAATGTCTCCTAACGTTAACTTTATCCCATGTCCCTCTGGAGAACTTCAGAAACGGAAAGAAGTTGTTCACACTGTTACCTTACATGATGTTGATGTTATTAATTCTAG gTCACAGGGATTTTTATCACTTTTTACTGGAGATACGGGAGAGATTAAGTCTGAAATTAGGGACcaaattgatttaaaagTGCAGGAATGGCAAGATGACGGCAGAGCTGAATTAATACAGGGCGTTTTATTCATTGACGAAGTTCACATGTTGGATATAGAGTGTTTTTCCTATCTCTCAAG GGCCTTGGAGGCTGACAATTGTCCTATTGTGATAATGGCAACAAATAGAGGAATAACTAGAATTAGAGGAACGGACTATAAATCACCTCACGGAATACCGCTTGATGTCCTTGATCGGGTTTTAATTATTCCTACATTCCCATATCAACCTCAAGATACTAAACTT ATCATAACTGAGAGATGCAATGAAGAAGATGTGGAAGTTGAGGAGGATTCTTTGGAACTTTTAGTGAAAGTTGCAACTGATGTTTCACTCAGATACGCACTACAGCTCATCACTGCCTCAAGTTTAATAAGGAAACGTAAAGGAG GTGGACCTGTTACTTGTGATGATATTAAAAGGTCATTTAGCTTATTTCTCGATTCTAAACGTAGCACCAAATACTTGATT AACTTTCAGCATGATTACATGTTCTCGGAATTAAAGCCTGATGATAAAATGGATGaagattaa